One part of the Aspergillus luchuensis IFO 4308 DNA, chromosome 5, nearly complete sequence genome encodes these proteins:
- the triA gene encoding putative mRNA capping nucleoside-triphosphatase (BUSCO:EOG09264P4J;~COG:A;~EggNog:ENOG410PR9U;~InterPro:IPR004206,IPR040343,IPR033469,IPR037009;~PFAM:PF02940;~go_function: GO:0004651 - polynucleotide 5'-phosphatase activity [Evidence IEA]), whose protein sequence is MDLRTIMNTESAGNSSAPSQPHPSPSQAPRDSSDPIYFPRDQLPSSSSYPSAFPGPPPPQRSHASPERSSSYGSLQSPYQYRPSPAIIPGAPSQRAPTPPPYGASVSRDSFAASVAYNQQQQQQQQQQQQQSPVAQQRSQSIQSVLTPYSHSSNSFHPRESSPTGAAQPYPSQHFSPPAQGSLPNTPRGSAAAIYAHQSPQSSVRPQSSGRDSLSNRASSPWVGPDAAAAAMHVSPSTAARSSRAESRTLDQTPRKHSSTSERRESDESVSPRTTFLPGARPEATTARPDQTALSQPEHVENGTIIKEGQPTNPSLPTHQQHINSSPSSRMSITKESSVEDSAPQWAQKARVASDPKITSSPQQPKRKRRRLNEPPIYAQRCARSKGRCPPIPKPHPLIPKHARDSPANPWIVRQRAVSSAQGAVAAAVAPPVKVKGESTPVNGPSTPTPQRPSEPPQVGSLGPWEPSITGFIPHEEVTKIVADFLFQHVVLRNDAIAAPAGAAAAGQMPIIEVEAKLGQLIDMDRGERMVLPILTETVVNKDNPRFRTAFESTMTVAQHRAMNNFLNEAVKMSMPQSNQGRIPLSYAHKKERDTFYEVSPNELPPVIRQNLNPRHKPKVRVTVDQRTGEVLAKIVKCRIADLDVHSPRTCVDWRISVNLEMNYDGDVSNLPVADGRGGRGGDRNKDRMSYRHLAYQIDLTQVAKSEPPVKGEFEHELEVEISAAEIRRQGQMAMTGDPKNQYEELIKGFVDNVRVLARAVPP, encoded by the exons ATGGACTTGCGCACCATCATGAACACGGAGAGCGCTGGCAACTCCAGCGCTCCATCCCAACCACATCCGTCGCCATCTCAAGCGCCTCGCGATTCCTCCGACCCCATCTATTTTCCGCGCGACCAGctgccatcctcatcctcttatCCGTCAGCCTTTCCCGgccctccgccgccgcaacGATCTCACGCATCTCCCGAGCGCTCTTCCTCCTACGGCTCTCTTCAATCGCCTTACCAATATCGTCCCTCACCGGCCATAATTCCGGGCGCGCCATCCCAACGAGCTccgacccctcctccctacGGTGCCTCCGTCTCGCGTGACTCCTTCGCCGCGTCCGTCGCTTacaatcagcagcagcagcagcagcagcagcaacagcagcagcagtcccCCGTCGCTCAACAACGGTCGCAATCCATCCAGTCTGTTTTAACCCCCTATTCCCATTCCTCCAACTCATTCCATCCCAGGGAAAGTTCCCCGACAGGCGCTGCACAACCTTATCCGTCGCAACATTTCTCCCCTCCGGCACAAGGATCGCTACCGAATACGCCACGAgggtctgctgctgctatctACGCCCACCAATCACCCCAATCTTCTGTTCGTCCTCAATCTTCAGGTCGTGACTCTCTTTCGAATCGAGCTTCCAGTCCGTGGGTGGGCCCGgacgctgccgctgccgccatGCACGTGTCGCCCTCCACCGCGGCGCGGTCATCGCGAGCAGAATCAAGAACACTAGACCAAACTCCGCGCAAACACAGTTCCACctcagaaagaagagagtcAGACGAAAGTGTGAGCCCGAGAACTACCTTCCTCCCAGGGGCTCGTCCCGAGGCAACTACGGCACGTCCCGACCAGACCGCTTTATCGCAGCCAGAACACGTTGAGAATGGAACTATAATAAAGGAGGGCCAACCTACGAACCCAAGTCTTCCCACACATCAGCAACACATCAACAGTTCACCCTCGTCGAGAATGTCCATCACAAAGGAATCGTCTGTGGAGGATTCGGCGCCCCAGTGGGCCCAAAAAGCTAGAGTGGCTTCAGACCCGAAAATCACGTCGAGCCCGCAACAGCCCAAGCGAAAACGGCGAAGGCTCAACGAACCGCCTATCTACGCCCAAAGATGTGCTCGCTCGAAAGGAAGATGTCCCCCCATCCCAAAGCCACATCCGCTTATTCCCAAACACGCAAGAGACTCGCCAGCAAACCCCTGGATCGTGCGCCAACGCGCCGTGTCATCCGCGCAGGGagctgtggctgctgctgttgctccTCCTGTCAAAGTAAAAGGGGAATCCACGCCCGTGAATGGACCTTCGACGCCGACGCCGCAGCGGCCATCCGAACCTCCACAGGTCGGTAGCTTGGGGCCATGGGAACCGTCTATCACGGGATTTATCCCGCACGAGGAGGTCACCAAAATCGTCGCcgatttccttttccaacACGTCGTGCTCCGAAATGACGCCATTGCAGCCCCTGCTGGGGCGGCTGCTGCCGGACAAATGCCTATCATTGAGGTGGAAGCCAAACTGGGTCAGCTCATCGATATGGATCGCGGGGAGCGAATGGTTCTGCCAATTTTGACTGAGACTGTTGTAAACAAGGATAATCCGCGCTTCAGGACTGCGTTTGAAAGCACTATGACTGTG GCGCAACACCGAGCAATGAATAACTTCCTGAACGAAGCCGTCAAGATGTCCATGCCCCAATCAAATCAAGGTCGCATCCCACTTTCATACGCCcacaagaaggagagggatacATTCTACGAAGTCTCTCCCAACGAGCTTCCGCCAGTTATCCGACAGAACCTCAATCCGCGTCACAAACCCAAGGTGCGTGTAACCGTCGACCAGCGAACGGGCGAAGTCCTCGCAAAGATCGTCAAATGCCGCATCGCCGACCTCGACGTACACAGCCCACGCACTTGTGTCGACTGGCGAATCAGCGTCAACCTCGAAATGAACTACGACGGCGATGTCAGTAACCTGCCCGTCGCCGACGGAAGGGGTGGTCGAGGCGGCGACCGGAACAAGGATCGTATGAGTTATCGACATCTAGCATACCAGATCGATCTAACCCAGGTTGCGAAATCAGAG ccCCCAGTCAAAGGCGAATTCGAACACGAACTCGAAGTCGAAATTTCTGCCGCCGAAATCCGCCGACAAGGCCAAATGGCTATGACGGGAGATCCCAAAAACCAGTATGAAGAACTGATCAAGGGTTTCGTGGATAATGTCCGTGTTCTGGCACGAGCCGTACCGCCATAG
- a CDS encoding putative regulatory protein Ral2 (COG:O;~EggNog:ENOG410PIT8;~InterPro:IPR015915;~PFAM:PF13418,PF13415,PF13854;~TransMembrane:1 (i612-630o);~go_function: GO:0005515 - protein binding [Evidence IEA]), which produces MMSRSQSSLGFMDAGRDDSPASGAQPGHQAPPSNSGPINLSGLVCNVRRTTGREPHPLVGATTTILGDKLYVFGGRVLSKSRPQLTSDIYELDLIRRHWTKIETTGDIPRPRYFHSVCALGDHKLVCYGGMSPALNVSKEPASNGSGGQEAQPEVVVMSDIHIFDVPSRTWTRVPATDSPQGRYAHCATILPSSAHFTSATAPLSAIHHNPASSNPHQGSIGVDIDGFGGAEMVVVGGQDSSNHYIEQISVFNLRSLKWTSTTHLGRSCGAYRSVVAPLVGMNVSDIGSAADDGEAQEPLEDSQVEGCPMLVYSNYNFLDVKLELQVRLPDGRLIEKPMQSQASPPGLRFPNGGVINGHFVVSGTYLTSSKQEYALWALDLRTLTWGRIDAGGSVFGHGSWNRGILWPRRNTFVILGHRKRSLVEDYNHRRINFSHVCMVELEAFGLYNNACRTTPTSGYISYSAPAVPASMQHKLTKLTSGGRPFTSASNELGRLAQSLPEMADMELQAVGGERIPVNSRILTRRWGPYFIQLLRESCDSGIAETATLRPAVAMYPSRNSSITITPSLGQNSNYSNSSTLVSNRSVTSKSLLANLEIPSAHSLSPTSRPRVLYLPHTVLTLQVLVYYFYTSSLPPAGSPLCTPQILCSLLQLARPYQVDGLLEATVERLHQVLDGRNAAAVFNAAAMAAGGGRGTGFTSGPGGTLEALNGAHAGNESSSGTGTTTSQSHLTSDSSDTEHGTSALSVASSASGVMGSRGIPLRINTNIFSRRHRSNAGVDRDREDSMSNASVSTSASTNTSFDHSDSEMGGDPTRPSHHRRNTDAELRPEREIWTGDLSSVIGLQKRGLRGLMEGRRLRERNTKPAGAADHVATAAAAPPPGA; this is translated from the coding sequence ATGATGTCCAGAAGCCAGTCGAGCTTGGGCTTCATGGACGCGGGGAGGGATGATTCCCCTGCGTCAGGCGCTCAACCTGGACATCAAGCGCCACCGTCCAACTCGGGTCCCATCAACCTGTCAGGTTTGGTGTGCAATGTGCGCCGAACAACTGGCAGGGAACCGCATCCGTTGGTCGGGGCCACCACGACTATCCTGGGCGATAAGCTTTACGTGTTCGGTGGTCGTGTCCTGTCTAAAAGTCGCCCGCAATTGACGTCGGACATATACGAGCTGGACTTGATCCGGCGTCACTGGACGAAGATCGAGACCACCGGTGACATCCCCCGTCCGCGGTACTTCCACAGTGTCTGCGCTCTGGGTGATCATAAGTTGGTGTGCTATGGCGGCATGTCGCCTGCACTGAACGTGTCAAAGGAGCCCGCCAGTAATGGCTCCGGTGGACAGGAAGCACAGCCAGAAGTGGTGGTCATGTCTGATATTCACATTTTCGATGTACCATCTCGGACGTGGACCCGTGTTCCTGCCACAGACTCGCCTCAGGGACGTTATGCACACTGCGCGACCATTTTGCCTTCAAGTGCCCACTTCACCTCCGCAACTGCTCCACTTTCTGCAATTCACCACAACCCCGCGTCGTCAAATCCGCACCAGGGATCGATCGGGGTGGATATCGACGGATTTGGAGGGGCGGAAATGGTGGTTGTAGGAGGGCAAGATAGCTCCAACCACTATATCGAACAGATTAGCGTGTTTAACCTACGTAGCCTGAAGTGGACCAGTACCACTCACCTGGGGCGAAGCTGCGGTGCCTATCGAAGTGTGGTTGCCCCCTTGGTAGGCATGAATGTTTCCGACATCGGGTCTGCCGCAGACGATGGTGAGGCGCAGGAGCCGTTAGAAGATTCGCAGGTCGAGGGCTGTCCTATGTTGGTCTATTCTAACTACAACTTCCTGGATGTGAAGCTGGAGCTTCAGGTGCGCCTCCCCGACGGTCGCCTGATCGAGAAGCCCATGCAGAGCCAGGCGTCGCCTCCTGGCTTGAGGTTCCCCAACGGAGGAGTCATCAACGGCCATTTCGTCGTGAGCGGAACCTACCTGACTTCGTCGAAGCAAGAATACGCGCTTTGGGCCCTCGACCTGAGAACCCTTACCTGGGGTCGCATTGATGCCGGCGGCTCTGTGTTTGGACATGGCAGCTGGAACCGTGGAATTCTGTGGCCGAGAAGGAACACCTTCGTTATTCTGGGTCACCGGAAGCGCAGCTTGGTCGAGGACTACAACCATCGTCGCATCAACTTCTCCCACGTGTGTATGGTCGAGCTGGAAGCGTTTGGGCTCTACAACAATGCGTGCCGGACCACGCCCACATCGGGATACATCTCATACAGCGCCCCAGCAGTCCCTGCATCAATGCAGCACAAGTTAACCAAATTAACCTCGGGCGGACGGCCGTTTACCTCCGCGTCCAACGAACTAGGCAGACTCGCCCAGTCTCTGCCTGAAATGGCCGATATGGAACTACAGGCGGTTGGAGGCGAGCGCATCCCTGTGAACTCACGCATCCTGACTCGCAGATGGGGCCCTTACTTTATCCAGCTTCTGCGCGAGTCCTGTGATAGCGGGATCGCCGAGACGGCAACATTACGTCCAGCGGTTGCCATGTATCCCAGTCGCAACTCGAGCATCACAATCACCCCGTCACTGGGGCAAAACAGCAATTATTCCAATTCCAGCACCCTTGTCAGCAACCGCTCAGTCACCTCAAAGTCCTTGTTAGCGAACCTTGAGATACCCTCTGCGCATAGCCTTTCCCCTACCTCTCGTCCTCGTGTGCTTTACCTCCCCCATACCGTCCTCACTCTTCAAGTCCTCGTCTACTATTTCTACACCTCGTCTCTCCCCCCCGCCGGCTCACCCCTCTGTACTCCGCAAATCCTCTgctccctcctccaacttgCCCGCCCCTACCAAGTCGACGGCCTCCTCGAAGCCACCGTCGAGCGCCTCCACCAAGTTCTCGACGGAAGAAACGCCGCTGCCGTCTTCAACGCCGCCGCAATGGCCGCCGGCGGTGGCCGAGGCACCGGCTTCACAAGTGGCCCCGGCGGCACCCTGGAAGCGCTGAACGGCGCCCACGCCGGCAACGAATCCTCCTCCGGTACCggaaccaccacctcccagaGCCACCTCACCTCCGATTCCTCCGACACCGAACACGGTACCTCCGCCCTCTCCGTggccagcagcgccagcggCGTGATGGGCTCACGCGGCATCCCCCTTcgcatcaacaccaacatctTCAGCCGCCGGCACCGCAGCAACGCCGGCGTAGACCGCGACCGCGAAGACTCTATGAGCAATGCCAGTGtttccacctccgcctccaccaacaccagctTTGACCACTCCGACTCCGAAATGGGCGGCGACCCCACCCGTCCgtcccaccaccgccgcaaCACCGACGCAGAACTCCGTCCCGAGCGCGAGATCTGGACCGGCGACCTCAGCAGCGTCATCGGTCTTCAGAAGCGCGGTCTCCGCGGTCTCATGGAAGGTCGTCGTCTCCGGGAACGCAACACCAAACCTGCTGGCGCAGCGGATCATGTtgcaactgctgctgctgctccaccGCCTGGTGCGTAG
- a CDS encoding WD repeat protein (BUSCO:EOG09262J7K;~COG:S;~EggNog:ENOG410PFK8;~InterPro:IPR036322,IPR015943,IPR019775,IPR001680, IPR017986;~PFAM:PF00400;~go_function: GO:0005515 - protein binding [Evidence IEA]): MSNPTQPYDARRATSYGRPEELHIPSTGPNLQRQSMSHEYPAGQDNHVPSINVHPLGSQPGQYGGGGSSGASGVLPGALQPGNVNRPPAVSVNTAPSALPTLPELNTPMQPTSQSGQQPQSAQQQQPPQQQQQQQQQQPNARASMVNSHGHSRSSPAGFEQPKYRQPGSSPGSAYPPHTPQGTKYSPLGLADIRPTGDLLGDPITSSGMAPFNGDNPVPTNSNYIAPWPIYSMDWCKWPITGSSSSFGGKIALGSYLEDNHNYIQIIDTHWTQPDPDTPDAAAGEIKLDYVKTAEATHSYPVTRILWEPPSSQKQSTDLLATSGDHLRLWSLPTAQPVPSSNSITRSASQHAPTAKLSPLALLSNSKSPEHTAPITSLDWNTISPSLIITSSIDTTCTIWDIPTLTAKTQLIAHDKEVYDVRFCANSVDVFVSCGADGSVRMFDLRSLEHSTIIYEPTEKHEKVPTPGNGSPSGQAQPVWPPPLLRIAASPHDSHLLATFSQDSNIVRVLDVRQPGQALLELKGHGSSINCVEWSPNRRGVLASGADDCFVLLWDLINQHNAAPVPPMPPAPHNAGTPATPSERGPAAVWLCDNEVSNISWSPQGGTTPAGHPRDWLGVCGGRGLWGVAL, from the exons ATGTCGAATCCTACGCAGCCTTACGACGCTCGGCGGGCGACAAGCTACGGTCGACCTGAGGAGCTCCATATTCCATCGACGGGCCCCAATCTGCAGCGACAATCGATGTCTCACGAATACCCCGCCGGTCAAGACAACCATGTCCCTTCCATCAATGTTCACCCATTGGGGTCGCAGCCGGGTCagtatggtggtggtggaagcaGCGGCGCGAGCGGAGTACTCCCGGGAGCGCTCCAGCCGGGTAACGTCAACCGTCCTCCTGCAGTATCAGTCAACACTGCACCTTCGGCGCTACCAACACTACCTGAATTGAATACACCAATGCAGCCAACATCACAATCAGGACAACAGCCCCAGTCggcgcaacaacaacaaccgccccagcagcagcagcagcagcagcagcagcagccaaatGCCCGCGCCAGTATGGTCAACTCTCATGGGCATTCTAGATCCAGCCCAGCGGGGTTTGAGCAGCCAAAATACAGACAGCCAGGCTCTTCACCTGGCTCTGCGTACCCTCCCCATACACCTCAGGGAACAAAATACTCACCGTTGGGTCTAGCCGACATCCGACCGACAGGGGACCTTCTAGGTGACCCAATCACCAGCTCCGGTATGGCGCCGTTCAACGGGGATAATCCGGTACCTACCAATAGCAATTACATCGCTCCTTGGCCTATATATTCCATGGATTGGTGCAAATGGCCTATCACGGGGAGCTCCAGCTCGTTCGGGGGCAAGATTGCCTTGGGAAGCTATCTAGAGGATAACCACAACTAC ATACAAATTATAGATACCCATTGGACACAACCCGACCCCGATACGCCGGATGCCGCCGCGGGGGAGATCAAGCTCGACTATGTGAAAACCGCAGAGGCCACCCATTCATATCCAGTAACACGGATACTCTGGGAGCCGCCGTCATCGCAGAAGCAGTCTACTGATCTGTTGGCCACGTCTGGCGATCATTTGCGGTTATGGTCGCTGCCAACGGCGCAACCCGTACCAAGTTCCAACTCCATTACGCGGTCGGCCAGCCAACACGCACCGACAGCGAAACTGTCGCCGCTGGCTTTGCTCTCCAATTCCAAATCTCCCGAGCATACCGCTCCAATCACCTCATTGGACTGGAATACGATCTCTCCCAGTCTGATCATTACCTCGAGTATCGACACCACCTGCACGATCTGGGATATTCCCACCCTTACCGCTAAGACGCAGCTGATTGCACATGACAAAGAAGTATACGATGTTCGGTTCTGCGCGAATAGCGTGGACGTCTTCGTCAGCTGTGGCGCTGATGGTAGTGTGCGCATGTTTGATCTCCGCAGCCTAGAACATAGCACTATCATCTACGAGCCCACGGAGAAGCATGAGAAGG TCCCCACTCCGGGCAATGGAAGTCCTTCTGGCCAAGCCCAGCCCGTATGGCCCCCGCCTCTACTACGCATCGCTG CATCACCCCATGATTCCCACCTTCTTGCCACCTTCTCGCAAGATTCCAACATCGTGCGGGTTTTAGACGTCCGACAGCCCGGACAGGCTCTTCTTGAACTGAAGGGCCACGGCTCCTCCATCAACTGCGTTGAGTGGTCGCCCAATCGCCGCGGGGTTCTGGCCTCTGGTGCGGACGATTGCTTCGTACTTCTGTGGGACCTCATCAACCAGCACAATGCGGCTCCTGTGCCCCCCATGCCTCCCGCCCCGCATAATGCGGGCACGCCCGCGACACCCAGTGAGCGTGGCCCGGCCGCCGTATGGCTATGCGACAACGAAGTGTCGAACATTAGCTGGTCGCCGCAGGGCGGTACCACCCCCGCCGGGCATCCGCGCGACTGGCTTGGGGTCTGCGGTGGACGTGGATTATGGGGTGTGGCACTGTAG
- the PRX1_1 gene encoding peroxiredoxin (COG:O;~EggNog:ENOG410PFVX;~InterPro:IPR019479,IPR000866,IPR036249,IPR013766, IPR024706;~PFAM:PF08534,PF10417,PF00578;~go_function: GO:0016209 - antioxidant activity [Evidence IEA];~go_function: GO:0016491 - oxidoreductase activity [Evidence IEA];~go_function: GO:0051920 - peroxiredoxin activity [Evidence IEA];~go_process: GO:0055114 - oxidation-reduction process [Evidence IEA]) yields MAQERAPLRLGSVAPNFEADSSNGPISFHDFIGDSWAILFSHPDDFTPICTTELGAFAKLEPEFTARGVKLIGLSANGTESHHAWIKDIDEVNGSNLKFPIISDPERKVAYLYDMVDYQDTTNVDAKGMALTIRSVFIIDPSKKIRLIMSYPASTGRNTAEVLRVVDALQTTDKHGVTCPINWLPGDDVVIPPPVSTEDAQKKFGDIRIVKPYLRFTSLKKE; encoded by the exons ATGGCCCAGGAACGTGCTCC TCTCCGTCTCGGCTCCGTTGCCCCCAACTTCGAGGCCGACTCCTCCAACGGCCCTATCTCTTTCCACGACTTCATTGGCGACAGCTGGGCTATCCTGTTCTCCCACCCC GATGACTTCACTCCCATTTGCACCACTGAGCTCGGTGCTTTCGCCAAGCTCGAGCCCGAGTTCACTGCTCGTGGCGTCAAGCTCATCGGCCTGAGCGCCAACGGTACCGAGTCCCACCACGCCTGGATCAAGGATATCGATGAGGTCAACGGCTCGAACCTCAAgttccccatcatctccgaccCCGAGCGCAAGGTTGCCTACCTGTACGACATGGTCGACTACCAGGACACCACCAACGTTGACGCCAAGG GCATGGCTCTCACCATCCGTtccgtcttcatcatcgaccccaGCAAGAAGATCCGTCTGATCATGTCCTACCCCGCCTCCACTGGTCGTAACACCGCTGAGGTCCTCCGTGTTGTCGACGCTCTGCAGACCACTGACAAGCACGGTGTCACCTGCCCCATCAACTGGCTCCCTGGTGACGACGTTGTCATCCCCCCTCCCGTCTCCACTGAGGACGCTCAGAAGAAGTTCGGTGACATCCGCATTGTCAAGCC TTACCTTCGCTTCACCTCCCTCAAGAAGGAGTAA
- a CDS encoding F-box domain protein (COG:S;~EggNog:ENOG410PN6B) has protein sequence MERPRNIEDLADELISDILSYLLGSDNLSPEPSPTTPQGSSRDSDNGTAHAFGEKSELDRFRLVCRRFKRIGTPRKFTSFVLRFSSDEFRRLEDLLNMQLACHVRYFTYMVRPFYQGSGWSHILDGVDVDNLPVSSIHRRRLDDQKYILDSNLDLRLLRRAIAAFSSLQQVKLLRLQDGADEQLLDHIRERSLGRTTRLDWEPACTRAVTSLSISLLESNCNSVRFVGPQISPEATVRLLQAPSTSLSALGARLASLDVTFHSAAKLSTYMETLSNVFHDFFLAAKNLTTIHLGFPTNAPLDLALEQIFHHVQWKRLRTLSIQGWRLGSEEIIAFIRRHRRQLRNVRLANVYLRPGGRWRDVLSVLHDEMDLLERIDLRGIDYTSHFDANANAHHHADAAGPGAGSSQTPTLAIVVQPTPDMAPHKAFLNMDYSNSSPPGKTRRAFSDATLGQLRGHTSDVLGDNGESVSHDQRLLWEAWVLSSQRSNVHRRV, from the exons ATGGAGAGACCTCGAAACATTGAAGACTTGGCAGACGAGTTGATCAGTGATATACTTTCGTACCTTTTGGGTTCAGACAATTTATCTCCCGAGCCCTCCCCGACAACTCCGCAAGGCTCGTCTCGCGACTCCGACAATGGCACGGCTCATGCCTTCGGTGAAAAGTCCGAGTTGGATCGATTCAGACTCGTCTGCAGAAGATTCAAGCGCATCGGTACACCCCGGAAATTCACCAGTTTTGTACTCCGGTTTTCATCCGACGAATTCCGAAGGTTGGAGGACCTTCTGAACATGCAGCTAGCCTGTCATGTCAGATATTTCACGTACATGGTGCGACCCTTCTACCAAGGAAGCG GTTGGTCCCACATCCTGGATGGGGTCGATGTAGATAACCTTCCCGTTTCGTCCATTCACCGGCGTCGGCTCGATGATCAAAAATACATACTCGATTCAAACCTTGATCTCCGTTTATTGCGACGGGCGATAGcagctttttcttccctacAACAAGTCAAACTCCTCCGGTTGCAAGATGGAGCAGACGAACAATTGCTAGACCACATACGCGAGCGCTCGTTGGGAAGAACAACGCGTCTGGACTGGGAACCCGCCTGCACCAGAGCTGTCACCAGCCTGAGCATCTCGTTACTAGAGTCCAACTGTAACTCAGTGAGATTTGTCGGGCCGCAGATCAGCCCGGAAGCAACCGTGAGATTGCTGCAGGCTCCATCCACCAGCCTTTCCGCACTGGGCGCACGACTGGCGAGCTTGGATGTTACTTTTCACTCCGCAGCCAAGCTATCCACATACATGGAGACGCTGTCCAACGTCTTCCATGACTTCTTTCTAGCTGCCAAAAATCTCACAACCATTCATTTAGGCTTCCCTACCAATGCGCCACTGGACCTCGCGTTAGAGCAAATTTTCCACCACGTCCAGTGGAAGAGACTCCGGACCCTCAGTATCCAAGGCTGGCGCCTCGGCTCGGAAGAAATCATCGCCTTCATCCGTCGGCACAGGCGCCAGCTTCGCAACGTCCGACTAGCCAACGTCTATCTCCGCCCCGGTGGACGATGGCGCGACGTCCTTAGCGTCTTACATGACGAAATGGACCTCCTTGAACGCATAGACCTGCGTGGAATCGACTACACCAGCCATTTCGACGCCAACGCCAATGCCCACCACCACGCTGACGCTGCCGGACCCGGTGCCGGCAGTTCTCAAACGCCGACACTTGCCATCGTTGTACAACCCACGCCCGACATGGCCCCGCACAAGGCCTTCCTCAACATGGACTACTCAAACAGTAGCCCACCAGGCAAAACCCGCCGCGCCTTTTCCGATGCCACGCTTGGACAGCTGCGCGGACACACATCTGACGTATTAGGAGATAATGGAGAGAGCGTAAGCCATGACCAGAGGTTACTGTGGGAAGCATGGGTTTTGTCCAGTCAACGAAGTAATGTCCACAGAAGGGTTTAA
- a CDS encoding putative pantetheine-phosphate adenylyltransferase (COG:H;~EggNog:ENOG410PNHE), producing MASDQLSALLLLPPPPSASFDQFKAAYEPILLGVCTKLVRELNGANHAAILDIALSLPGLLSPSCRPRTRAFSSLQSFLESIYRLIGIVCVEQGIELDGPGGIDARVILLDYDSVQTAVPRDNPCDGPIIDLQTLARSGRLWDFIYYPDNQVGQGLATAFSSFYSESKDPNGGSMSAIPNAPNWKAAESLLVMDDNHISTMHYSVAVGGTFDHFHIGHKLLLTATALVLQPAEDVEAGKVRKITVGVTGEGLLAKKKYAEFLESWDERCMSTGSFLSAIMDFRIPETSAPRIERDSGSGSDDKYIQMQMRPDLVFKLVQITDPFGPTITDEEISALVVSKETRAGGGAVNEERAKKGWESLEVFEVDVLHTGEVPTDDAESFASKISSTDIRRRRMEMATE from the coding sequence ATGGCTTCAGATCAACTTTCGGccctgcttctgctgccgcCACCCCCTTCGGCATCGTTTGACCAGTTTAAGGCTGCATATGAGCCCATTCTGTTGGGTGTCTGCACCAAGCTTGTCCGGGAACTTAATGGAGCCAATCACGCGGCCATACTAGATATTGCGCTCTCCCTTCCAGGCCTTCTATCCCCCTCATGTCGGCCGCGCACTAGGGCATTTTCAAGCCTCCAGTCTTTTCTGGAAAGCATCTATAGGCTTATTGGGATTGTGTGTGTTGAGCAAGGCATTGAGCTCGACGGTCCTGGCGGTATTGACGCCCGTGTGATCTTACTCGACTACGATTCAGTCCAGACTGCCGTTCCCAGGGACAATCCGTGCGATGGTCCTATTATTGACTTGCAGACGTTGGCGCGGTCTGGGCGACTGTGGGATTTCATATACTACCCGGATAACCAAGTAGGTCAGGGTCTAGCAACGGCCTTCAGTAGCTTCTATTCTGAGTCTAAGGACCCCAACGGCGGATCTATGAGCGCAATCCCAAATGCACCCAATTGGAAGGCTGCAGAATCTCTTctggtgatggatgataaCCACATATCAACCATGCATTACTCTGTGGCTGTAGGAGGCACTTTCGATCACTTTCACATCGGGCACAAGCTCTTGCTCACGGCTACGGCGTTGGTATTGCAGCCTGCCGAGGATGTCGAGGCAGGTAAAGTCCGGAAGATCACCGTCGGGGTGACAGGAGAAGGTTTGCTGGCGAAGAAAAAGTATGCCGAATTTCTGGAGAGCTGGGATGAGCGATGCATGAGTACCGGCTCGTTCCtttcagccatcatggaTTTCCGTATCCCGGAAACCAGTGCGCCGCGCATTGAACGAGActctggatctggatccgATGACAAGTACATTCAGATGCAAATGCGGCCGGATCTAGTCTTCAAGCTGGTACAGATCACGGATCCTTTTGGCCCTACCATCACCGACGAAGAGATTAGTGCTCTTGTTGTTTCCAAAGAGACTCGTGCAGGTGGGGGCGCGGTCAATGAGGAGCGTGCGAAGAAAGGCTGGGAGAGCCTGGAGGTGTTTGAAGTCGACGTACTACATACAGGCGAAGTCCCCACCGATGATGCCGAGAGTTTCGCGTCCAAGATAAGCAGCACTGATATCAGACGGCgtcggatggagatggccaCGGAATAA